In Aurantimicrobium minutum, the following proteins share a genomic window:
- the rffA gene encoding dTDP-4-amino-4,6-dideoxygalactose transaminase, whose product MSGSVEPILFSVPCRAPRAPENLARVINSDHVHGDGPFTKSASTKLVELTGSQTVLLTTSGTAALEMAVRLLGITEGDEVILPSFTFSSGATSIVAAGGTPVFVDIEGNSGNIDPALVEAAITPKTKAISVMHYGGVPVDMDAIMDLSRQHNIPVIEDNAHGLAVSSKYGRLGTIGSVAIQSFHDTKNVHCGEGGALLINNPALVEAAEIMREKGTNRSKFLRGQVDKYTWVEWGSSFLPSELNAAVLDAQLDEFDTIQERRFAIWNTYKNELESWANDNSAMLMSPADGVHAAHVFFVVMQSLEKRDALLEHLRSNGVIGTFHYVPLHSSPAGIKYGRTHGSMEKTNAFSERLVRLPLWPGMSDEQVNRVLDTMKSFQ is encoded by the coding sequence ATGAGCGGTTCTGTAGAGCCCATTCTTTTTTCTGTGCCTTGTCGCGCCCCACGGGCACCTGAAAATCTTGCTCGGGTAATTAACTCTGACCATGTTCATGGTGACGGACCGTTTACGAAGTCTGCTTCAACAAAGCTTGTGGAACTGACTGGTTCTCAGACGGTTCTGTTGACCACCTCGGGAACTGCCGCATTAGAGATGGCTGTTCGATTGTTGGGAATCACTGAAGGCGACGAGGTCATCCTTCCCAGCTTTACGTTTTCCTCGGGAGCAACGTCTATCGTCGCAGCGGGTGGAACACCAGTTTTTGTCGATATTGAAGGAAATTCTGGAAATATTGACCCTGCGTTGGTGGAAGCAGCAATTACCCCCAAAACTAAAGCCATCTCTGTGATGCATTACGGGGGTGTGCCTGTTGACATGGATGCAATCATGGATCTTTCACGTCAACACAACATCCCTGTCATTGAGGACAATGCTCACGGTTTAGCCGTGTCGTCCAAATATGGCCGATTGGGAACTATCGGTTCTGTTGCTATTCAGAGTTTTCACGACACCAAGAATGTGCACTGCGGTGAAGGTGGTGCACTACTTATCAATAACCCTGCTCTCGTTGAAGCCGCAGAAATCATGCGTGAAAAGGGAACAAACCGTTCCAAGTTCTTACGCGGGCAGGTAGATAAATACACCTGGGTGGAATGGGGCTCCAGCTTCTTGCCCTCCGAGCTCAACGCTGCTGTTCTTGATGCTCAACTGGATGAGTTTGACACCATTCAAGAGCGCCGTTTTGCAATCTGGAATACCTACAAAAACGAATTGGAATCCTGGGCTAACGACAATTCTGCGATGTTGATGTCTCCAGCAGATGGCGTTCATGCAGCCCACGTTTTCTTTGTTGTCATGCAATCTCTAGAAAAACGTGATGCATTACTTGAGCATCTGCGTTCAAACGGGGTTATTGGAACATTCCACTACGTTCCTTTACACTCCAGCCCAGCAGGAATCAAATATGGACGCACTCATGGATCCATGGAAAAAACCAATGCTTTCTCGGAACGTTTAGTTCGTTTGCCGTTGTGGCCCGGGATGTCAGACGAGCAGGTGAACCGCGTCCTCGATACGATGAAATCTTTCCAGTAA
- the lysA gene encoding diaminopimelate decarboxylase, translated as MASHPLAPTWLTADVDANELVDGVWASSVTRNSAGEVLVAGAHVSALAQEFGTPLFVIDESHARNRAVEVRNAFESAFSAVGTHAKAYYAGKAFLCTEVVRWVTEAGLNVDVASGGELAVALAAGIDASRVGLHGNNKSQAEIERAVDVGVGTIVIDSFIEIGRVEDAARRAGKKQRVRLRVNSGVHAHTHSFLATAHEDQKFGVTIADAPDLVSEIRSHESLEFVGLHCHIGSQIFGTDGFAESAARLLALHAELLKEGPVPELNLGGGFGIAYTPAEKPTPIEEIAYEIASVVSTQCSRLGIDIPVICVEPGRAVIGTSTFTLYEVGTVKDVSVDVVDDNGAPTGESAIRKYVSVDGGMSDNARPALYGADYSVRIANRVSDAEPALVRVAGKHCESGDILVYADYLPGDVKPGDLLAIPATGAYCWSLSSNYNYLTRPPVVAVKDGVARVIVRGETEEDLLARDMGVIRKVNT; from the coding sequence GTGGCTTCTCACCCGCTTGCACCAACGTGGCTCACGGCAGACGTCGATGCCAACGAGCTGGTTGATGGTGTTTGGGCTTCTTCGGTTACTCGGAACAGTGCTGGTGAAGTGCTTGTTGCTGGAGCACATGTTTCTGCATTGGCTCAAGAATTTGGAACACCACTTTTTGTTATTGATGAATCACATGCTCGAAATAGAGCTGTTGAAGTAAGAAACGCCTTTGAATCAGCTTTTTCTGCAGTTGGCACACACGCCAAGGCCTATTACGCAGGTAAAGCATTCCTGTGCACTGAAGTAGTTCGCTGGGTTACCGAGGCTGGTCTCAACGTCGATGTTGCCAGTGGGGGAGAACTTGCTGTTGCGCTCGCTGCTGGAATAGATGCTTCCCGCGTTGGTCTTCACGGAAACAACAAATCCCAAGCAGAAATTGAACGAGCTGTTGACGTCGGTGTGGGGACTATAGTTATCGACTCCTTCATTGAAATCGGTCGCGTTGAAGATGCTGCACGTCGTGCGGGCAAGAAGCAACGAGTACGCCTTCGTGTCAACAGCGGTGTTCACGCACACACCCACAGCTTCCTAGCCACTGCACATGAAGATCAAAAGTTTGGTGTCACCATCGCTGATGCCCCAGATTTGGTTTCAGAGATTCGTTCACACGAGTCGTTGGAATTTGTCGGCCTGCACTGCCACATAGGTTCACAAATCTTTGGGACAGACGGTTTTGCTGAGTCAGCAGCACGTTTGCTCGCACTTCATGCAGAACTGCTCAAGGAAGGCCCTGTTCCAGAGCTCAACCTTGGTGGTGGTTTTGGTATTGCCTATACCCCGGCAGAAAAGCCAACCCCCATCGAAGAAATTGCCTACGAAATTGCTTCTGTGGTCTCTACTCAGTGTTCTCGCTTAGGTATTGATATTCCAGTTATCTGTGTTGAACCAGGACGGGCAGTAATCGGAACATCCACATTCACATTGTATGAAGTCGGCACAGTCAAAGATGTTTCTGTTGACGTCGTAGATGACAACGGTGCTCCCACCGGCGAGTCCGCGATCCGTAAATATGTCAGCGTTGACGGTGGCATGAGTGACAATGCACGCCCAGCTCTTTATGGAGCTGATTACTCGGTTCGCATCGCGAATCGAGTATCTGATGCAGAACCTGCCCTGGTCCGTGTGGCTGGTAAGCATTGTGAATCCGGAGACATTCTTGTTTACGCGGACTATCTTCCTGGGGATGTTAAGCCCGGTGATTTACTTGCAATACCTGCAACCGGTGCTTATTGCTGGTCACTTTCTAGTAACTACAACTATTTGACGAGGCCACCTGTTGTTGCTGTCAAAGATGGTGTTGCCCGCGTTATAGTGCGCGGTGAAACTGAAGAAGATTTGTTAGCGCGCGATATGGGCGTTATCCGAAAGGTAAACACATGA
- the thrB gene encoding homoserine kinase, whose protein sequence is MSSGSMQVPVGRAVTVRVPATSANLGPGFDTLGLALGYYDQLDVTVRPEAGATVEVIGEGSADSAAPVATDSSNLVVQSIAHAFAHAGVAMPGLNLVAHNNIAHSRGMGSSSAAIVSGLLAAKGLLQGIAEFDEDTLLRLATELEGHPDNVAPALFGGLTIAWTTEEGPRCKRLLVHRGVSPLVLVPSFTMSTKHARSLQPESVPHEDAIFNVSRSSLLVAALTQSPELLFEATEDKLHQDYRAEAMPQTSALVKVLRDNGFAAVVSGAGPSILVLCSDPAQRVEAAQLVSQHEETPWKALMLAVDFAGATVVTAK, encoded by the coding sequence ATGTCTTCTGGGTCTATGCAGGTGCCGGTAGGCAGGGCAGTAACTGTCCGCGTACCGGCTACATCTGCAAACCTAGGTCCAGGTTTTGACACGCTTGGTCTTGCCCTTGGCTACTACGATCAGCTAGACGTTACTGTTCGTCCAGAAGCCGGCGCAACGGTTGAGGTTATCGGCGAAGGTTCTGCTGACTCCGCAGCTCCTGTAGCTACCGATTCTTCTAATCTTGTTGTGCAGTCCATTGCCCATGCTTTCGCGCATGCGGGCGTGGCAATGCCGGGTCTGAACCTCGTTGCCCACAACAATATTGCCCACTCACGAGGCATGGGCTCCTCAAGCGCGGCTATTGTATCTGGTCTTCTCGCAGCAAAAGGTTTACTTCAGGGAATCGCCGAATTCGATGAAGACACACTGTTGCGTCTTGCCACAGAGCTTGAAGGCCATCCCGATAACGTTGCTCCTGCACTTTTTGGTGGTCTGACGATTGCATGGACCACAGAAGAGGGCCCTCGTTGTAAGCGTTTGCTTGTTCACCGTGGTGTTTCTCCACTGGTGTTAGTGCCTTCGTTCACAATGTCGACTAAGCACGCACGCTCACTGCAACCAGAAAGCGTTCCTCACGAGGATGCCATTTTCAATGTGTCTCGCTCATCACTATTAGTTGCAGCACTCACTCAAAGTCCTGAACTACTTTTCGAGGCGACCGAAGACAAACTGCACCAGGACTACCGTGCTGAAGCGATGCCTCAAACAAGTGCACTGGTTAAAGTGTTGCGCGATAACGGGTTCGCTGCAGTAGTTTCTGGAGCTGGCCCATCCATTTTGGTGCTGTGTTCAGATCCAGCTCAACGTGTTGAAGCAGCACAGTTAGTTTCACAGCACGAAGAAACACCCTGGAAAGCACTCATGCTGGCAGTTGATTTTGCCGGAGCAACAGTCGTTACTGCGAAGTAA
- a CDS encoding glycosyltransferase family 2 protein — MSPKPTAPADVAIITVSYNSSAQLADFLASAIRSVASPSQITVVDNNSADIDITQKLTTRLGVNLLKLEKNVGYGAAVNKAVPGLEAQLTTLLVCNPDSELNVAAVHRLSEAVTEEKVGVAGPRIFNEDGSVYPSARNIPSIRNGVGHALFANIWLGNPWTKNYLSEAHLQDSTVPTGWVSGACLATRRELFEQVGGFDDHYFMYFEDVDLGYRLGKLGFTNLYVPEVSIKHIGGESTKATKKTMLRIHHESAMRFIQVKYKGILWAPVRGIIRIGLKLRFWFQARKATT; from the coding sequence ATGAGCCCGAAACCTACTGCCCCCGCTGATGTAGCCATCATTACTGTGAGCTACAACTCCAGTGCGCAGTTGGCGGATTTCTTGGCAAGTGCTATCCGATCGGTTGCCTCCCCCAGCCAGATCACAGTGGTTGATAACAACTCTGCAGACATTGACATCACGCAGAAGCTGACAACCAGATTGGGTGTTAATCTCCTCAAACTAGAGAAGAATGTGGGCTACGGAGCAGCAGTCAACAAGGCAGTTCCCGGGCTTGAAGCACAACTCACAACCTTGCTGGTGTGCAACCCAGACAGTGAGCTCAACGTAGCTGCAGTCCATAGACTCTCTGAAGCAGTAACCGAGGAGAAAGTTGGAGTGGCTGGGCCACGCATTTTCAATGAGGATGGCAGCGTTTACCCCTCAGCCAGAAACATTCCGTCCATCCGTAACGGCGTAGGCCATGCATTATTTGCCAATATTTGGCTCGGTAACCCCTGGACAAAGAATTACCTCTCCGAAGCACACCTGCAAGATTCAACGGTTCCGACCGGATGGGTTTCTGGAGCGTGTTTAGCTACTCGCAGGGAGCTTTTTGAACAAGTCGGTGGCTTCGATGACCACTACTTCATGTACTTCGAGGACGTAGATCTGGGCTATCGTCTAGGAAAGCTAGGGTTTACCAACCTGTATGTCCCTGAAGTCTCCATCAAGCACATTGGCGGAGAAAGCACCAAAGCCACAAAGAAGACAATGCTGCGCATTCACCATGAAAGCGCTATGCGATTTATTCAGGTGAAATACAAAGGAATCTTGTGGGCACCTGTGCGAGGAATAATCAGAATTGGCTTGAAGTTGCGGTTCTGGTTCCAAGCACGTAAGGCAACGACCTAA
- the thrC gene encoding threonine synthase has translation MAHQWRGVLPEYADRLNISDATPIITLGEGGTPLIEAKALSARTGARVFVKYEGMNPTGSFKDRGMTMAISKAVEHGAKAVICASTGNTSASAAAYATHAGISAAVLIPEGKISMGKLSQAVAHNAEIIQIEGNFDDCLDIARDLAENYPVHLVNSVNPDRIEGQKTAAFEVVEVLGDAPDFHFVPVGNAGNYTAYFRGYSEELERGASTKLPRMFGFQAAGSAPIVLGHPVKNPETIASAIRIGNPASWEFALGARDTSKGYFGAIDDAGILAAQRILSAEVGIFVEPASAISVAGLLERAENGHIPAGSTVVLTVTGHGLKDPLWALKKADGTEVTPTVVPVSTEEVAGVLGLVKGAAH, from the coding sequence TTGGCACATCAGTGGCGCGGAGTTCTGCCAGAGTATGCAGACCGCCTCAACATTTCTGACGCAACCCCCATCATTACCCTGGGGGAGGGTGGCACTCCACTGATTGAAGCTAAGGCTCTCTCTGCTCGCACAGGTGCTCGTGTCTTTGTGAAGTATGAAGGAATGAACCCCACGGGTTCATTCAAGGACCGTGGAATGACCATGGCCATTTCTAAGGCTGTTGAACACGGTGCTAAAGCTGTTATTTGTGCTTCTACTGGTAACACCAGTGCATCTGCAGCCGCTTATGCAACCCACGCAGGAATCTCGGCAGCTGTGCTCATTCCTGAGGGCAAAATCTCGATGGGTAAGCTCAGCCAGGCTGTGGCCCATAACGCAGAGATTATTCAGATCGAAGGCAACTTCGATGACTGCCTCGATATTGCTCGTGACCTCGCAGAGAACTACCCCGTTCACCTCGTAAACTCGGTGAACCCTGACCGAATCGAGGGCCAGAAGACAGCAGCCTTTGAGGTTGTTGAAGTCCTCGGAGATGCACCAGACTTCCACTTTGTTCCCGTAGGAAACGCAGGAAACTACACGGCTTACTTCCGAGGTTACAGCGAAGAACTCGAACGCGGTGCTTCAACCAAGCTTCCTCGCATGTTTGGTTTCCAAGCAGCAGGTTCTGCTCCGATTGTTCTTGGCCACCCCGTAAAGAACCCAGAAACTATTGCCAGCGCTATTCGTATCGGTAACCCTGCATCGTGGGAGTTTGCGCTTGGCGCTCGCGACACCAGCAAGGGCTACTTTGGCGCCATTGATGACGCGGGAATTCTTGCTGCGCAGCGCATTCTTTCTGCAGAAGTAGGAATCTTCGTTGAACCAGCATCTGCAATCTCGGTTGCCGGTTTGCTCGAGCGTGCTGAGAATGGCCATATTCCAGCTGGTTCCACCGTGGTCCTGACCGTGACTGGTCACGGTCTGAAGGACCCACTATGGGCACTGAAGAAGGCGGATGGTACTGAGGTCACTCCTACCGTTGTTCCTGTGAGCACCGAAGAGGTCGCTGGTGTCCTCGGACTGGTCAAGGGCGCCGCACACTAA
- the rho gene encoding transcription termination factor Rho → MSENSFEETPAAEAAPRKRTSRRATVTAPVSSADAVSGAVSVSASQHVNSGDAGVPALAPALQASAEEAPRRGRGRPSKKAAEVAETSAPESDSPAEASEAGPRRGRGRGRNAEVTENTGDAEQNSGSAEGPGDSDNADGERPNRNRNRNRNRRDRNDRVEGDNNRNNGPESEGEERNDRYDRNGRNNRQRDRRRGGRMGDEVEPEILEDDVLIPIAGILDVLDNYAFVRTSGYLPGNNDVYVSLGQVKKYNLRKGDAIIGAIKQPREGEGFGRQKYNALVKIDSINGQTIEEAAARVDFQSLTPLYPQERLRLETESAKITGRIIDLVSPIGKGQRGLIVAPPKAGKTIVMQQIANAIAQNNPEVHLMVVLVDERPEEVTDMERSVKGEVIASTFDRPAEDHTMVAELAIERAKRLVELGQDVVVLLDSITRLGRAYNLAAPASGRILSGGVDAAALYPPKKFFGAARNIENGGSLTIIASALVETGSKMDEVIFEEFKGTGNMELRLSRALADKRIFPAVDVNASGTRREEMLMGADEVKVTWKLRRALAGLDQQQALESVVGKLKETATNVEFLMLMQKSNAGSASKED, encoded by the coding sequence ATGTCTGAGAACTCATTCGAAGAAACCCCCGCAGCAGAAGCTGCACCCCGCAAGCGCACCTCACGCCGCGCAACCGTAACTGCCCCCGTGTCATCTGCTGATGCAGTTTCAGGCGCTGTATCTGTCAGTGCTTCACAGCACGTCAACTCGGGCGACGCTGGTGTTCCTGCGCTTGCCCCTGCGTTGCAGGCAAGCGCTGAGGAAGCACCACGTCGCGGTCGCGGACGACCCTCCAAGAAGGCAGCCGAGGTAGCTGAAACGTCAGCACCTGAATCAGATTCACCCGCAGAAGCCAGCGAGGCTGGCCCACGTCGTGGACGTGGCCGTGGACGCAACGCTGAAGTAACCGAGAACACAGGTGATGCCGAGCAGAACTCTGGTTCCGCTGAGGGACCTGGCGACAGCGACAACGCTGATGGCGAGCGACCTAACCGTAACCGCAACCGTAACCGCAACCGTCGCGATCGTAACGACCGTGTTGAGGGAGATAATAACCGCAACAATGGCCCCGAGTCTGAGGGCGAAGAACGTAACGATCGTTACGACCGCAACGGTCGTAACAACCGTCAGCGTGACCGCCGCCGCGGTGGCCGCATGGGCGACGAGGTAGAACCAGAAATCCTCGAAGACGATGTCTTGATTCCTATTGCAGGCATTTTGGACGTACTGGACAACTACGCATTCGTGCGCACGTCCGGTTACCTCCCCGGCAACAACGACGTCTATGTTTCTCTTGGACAGGTCAAGAAGTACAACCTGCGCAAGGGTGACGCCATTATTGGTGCAATCAAGCAGCCTCGCGAAGGTGAAGGCTTTGGGCGTCAGAAGTACAACGCACTTGTCAAGATTGATTCCATCAATGGCCAGACCATTGAAGAAGCAGCCGCTCGCGTTGACTTCCAGTCCTTGACTCCTCTTTACCCACAGGAGCGCCTGCGTCTGGAGACCGAATCTGCCAAGATCACTGGCCGCATCATCGACTTGGTGTCTCCCATTGGTAAGGGACAACGTGGTCTGATTGTTGCCCCGCCTAAGGCGGGCAAGACCATTGTGATGCAACAGATTGCTAACGCAATCGCTCAGAACAACCCTGAGGTTCACCTCATGGTTGTTCTTGTCGACGAGCGTCCAGAAGAAGTAACCGACATGGAACGCAGCGTCAAGGGTGAAGTCATTGCCTCAACCTTTGACCGTCCGGCTGAAGACCACACCATGGTGGCAGAGCTCGCTATCGAGCGCGCGAAGCGCCTCGTCGAGCTCGGCCAGGATGTTGTAGTTCTGCTTGACTCGATTACCCGCCTGGGACGCGCCTACAACCTGGCGGCTCCTGCGTCTGGTCGTATTCTCTCAGGTGGTGTTGATGCAGCTGCGTTATACCCACCCAAGAAGTTCTTCGGTGCAGCACGCAACATTGAAAACGGTGGATCCTTGACCATCATTGCTTCAGCACTAGTCGAAACCGGTTCAAAGATGGACGAAGTCATCTTCGAAGAGTTCAAGGGCACCGGCAACATGGAGCTGCGTCTCTCACGTGCACTTGCAGACAAGCGCATTTTCCCAGCAGTTGATGTCAACGCTTCTGGAACCCGCCGTGAAGAAATGCTCATGGGTGCTGACGAGGTCAAGGTCACCTGGAAGCTTCGCCGCGCCCTTGCTGGTCTTGACCAGCAGCAGGCGCTTGAAAGCGTTGTGGGTAAGCTCAAGGAAACAGCAACCAACGTTGAGTTCTTGATGCTGATGCAGAAGTCCAACGCAGGTTCTGCTTCCAAGGAGGACTAA
- a CDS encoding homoserine dehydrogenase, with product MIEYRNVRVALLGGGTVGAQVARLLLEHKEEFASRVGASLELTGIAVRKLDAPRSADLPKELFTTDAESLILGADIVIEVMGGLEPARSYILQAINSGADVVTANKALLATHGTELFEAAERVGAQLYFEAAVAGAIPIIRPLRESLAGDRVKRIMGIVNGTTNYILDKMDTEGASFEDALAVATELGYAEADPTADIDAFDAAQKASILASLAFHTTIPLEKVHREGIREVTGKTVELAKKAGYVVKLLAICERLTNPNTGEEAVSARVYPALISREHPLASVHKANNAVFVEAEAAGSLMFYGAGAGGPETASAVLGDLVSAARRHIIGGPGLGASTNANLPVLPISAITTRYHVTLSVFDRPGVLASVADVFGQHGVSVELVEQGTFGSEAVSGEAAPTATLVIGTHAALESDLAATVSALAQLDAVSSVVSVLRVEGA from the coding sequence ATGATCGAATACCGCAACGTACGTGTGGCATTGCTCGGCGGTGGAACTGTTGGTGCTCAGGTAGCCAGGCTACTGCTAGAACATAAAGAGGAGTTTGCTTCTCGAGTTGGTGCAAGCCTGGAGTTAACCGGTATCGCTGTGCGTAAACTCGATGCCCCTCGTTCAGCAGATCTACCTAAAGAACTCTTCACTACTGATGCAGAATCCCTGATTCTGGGAGCTGACATTGTGATTGAAGTCATGGGTGGCCTTGAGCCTGCCCGCAGTTACATTCTGCAGGCCATAAACTCAGGTGCTGACGTCGTTACTGCCAACAAAGCACTGCTTGCAACTCACGGAACTGAATTATTCGAAGCAGCAGAGCGCGTAGGCGCTCAGCTCTACTTCGAAGCAGCTGTTGCAGGTGCAATCCCCATTATTCGTCCGCTTCGCGAAAGTCTTGCAGGAGATCGTGTCAAGCGCATTATGGGAATTGTTAACGGAACTACTAACTACATCTTGGACAAGATGGATACCGAAGGTGCATCTTTCGAGGACGCGCTTGCAGTTGCTACTGAACTAGGTTATGCCGAGGCAGACCCCACTGCAGATATAGATGCATTCGATGCAGCACAAAAAGCTTCTATTCTTGCTAGCTTGGCTTTCCACACCACAATTCCTTTGGAAAAGGTTCACCGCGAAGGTATTCGTGAGGTCACGGGTAAGACTGTCGAACTGGCCAAAAAAGCTGGATATGTGGTTAAACTGCTGGCTATTTGTGAACGTTTGACCAATCCCAATACGGGTGAAGAAGCAGTTTCAGCACGTGTTTATCCTGCTCTGATCTCTCGTGAGCACCCCCTCGCTTCGGTCCACAAAGCAAACAATGCTGTCTTTGTTGAAGCAGAAGCAGCCGGCTCATTGATGTTCTATGGCGCTGGTGCTGGTGGGCCCGAGACTGCTTCAGCGGTTTTGGGAGACCTGGTCTCCGCTGCGCGTCGTCACATCATCGGTGGCCCTGGCTTGGGTGCGTCCACAAACGCCAATTTGCCCGTGTTGCCTATCAGTGCCATTACTACGCGTTATCACGTGACACTTTCTGTCTTTGACCGTCCAGGTGTTCTTGCTTCTGTTGCTGATGTCTTTGGGCAGCACGGTGTTTCTGTTGAATTGGTTGAGCAGGGAACCTTTGGCAGCGAGGCGGTGTCTGGTGAGGCTGCTCCGACGGCTACGCTAGTTATTGGCACGCACGCAGCTCTTGAGTCTGATTTAGCGGCCACCGTTTCCGCTCTTGCGCAGTTGGACGCCGTGAGCTCAGTGGTTTCGGTTCTACGAGTTGAAGGAGCCTAA
- the prfA gene encoding peptide chain release factor 1, giving the protein MLSSVQGLLAEYEELQVQLSDPAVHADAARSKKLNRRYAELSQIKAAYEQLNALEDDLAAAKELAKEDEAFAAEIPALEEAIPGAQEKLRRLLIPRDPDDGRDVIMEIKGGEGGAESQLFVADLLRMYLHYAESKGWKTEVLDKTESDLGGYKDVQVAIKGNSNDPAQGVWAHLKFEGGVHRVQRVPATESQGRIHTSAAGVLVFPEVDEPEEVQINQNDLKIDVYRSSGPGGQSVNTTDSAVRITHLPTGIVVSMQNEKSQLQNREAGMRVLRARILARQQEEAAAEASAARKEQIRTVDRSERIRTYNFPENRIADHRTGYKSYDLDRVMDGALEPVIQSCITADEESRLAALGDQN; this is encoded by the coding sequence ATGCTGTCTTCAGTACAAGGCCTTCTCGCCGAGTACGAAGAGCTGCAGGTTCAGCTCTCCGACCCGGCCGTGCACGCTGACGCTGCACGTTCGAAGAAGCTCAACCGCCGTTATGCAGAACTGAGTCAAATCAAGGCTGCCTATGAACAGCTCAACGCGTTAGAAGACGACCTTGCTGCCGCTAAGGAATTAGCCAAGGAAGACGAAGCTTTCGCCGCGGAAATCCCTGCACTCGAGGAAGCTATTCCTGGAGCACAGGAAAAGCTACGTCGTTTGCTCATTCCCCGTGACCCCGATGACGGCCGAGACGTCATCATGGAAATCAAGGGTGGTGAAGGTGGTGCAGAAAGCCAGCTCTTTGTTGCTGACCTTTTACGCATGTACCTGCACTATGCCGAGTCCAAAGGCTGGAAGACCGAAGTCCTCGATAAGACCGAGTCTGACCTTGGCGGCTACAAGGACGTTCAAGTTGCCATCAAAGGCAACTCGAACGACCCAGCGCAGGGCGTCTGGGCTCACCTCAAGTTTGAAGGTGGCGTTCACCGCGTACAGCGCGTCCCCGCAACAGAGTCTCAAGGCCGTATTCACACCTCTGCTGCCGGTGTTCTCGTCTTCCCTGAAGTAGATGAACCTGAGGAAGTGCAGATCAACCAGAACGATCTGAAGATCGATGTGTATCGCTCTTCAGGTCCTGGTGGTCAGTCTGTGAACACCACTGACTCTGCTGTGCGCATTACCCACCTTCCCACTGGAATTGTGGTCTCCATGCAAAACGAGAAGAGCCAGCTGCAGAACCGTGAAGCAGGTATGCGTGTGTTGCGTGCACGTATTCTTGCTCGCCAGCAGGAGGAAGCAGCTGCAGAAGCTAGTGCGGCACGTAAAGAGCAGATTCGTACCGTGGACCGCTCAGAACGTATTCGCACCTACAACTTCCCTGAGAACCGTATTGCAGACCACCGCACCGGGTACAAGTCCTATGACTTGGACCGGGTGATGGATGGGGCTCTTGAGCCTGTGATTCAGTCCTGCATTACGGCGGATGAAGAATCGCGCCTGGCAGCTTTGGGCGACCAAAACTAA